The nucleotide window TCGAATTGACGGAACAATTGATTACACAAAAGTTACTGTCAATTCCTTTTACGTGTTGGAGGAAGACGATGACAAATCACTACGAAGCAAGTATTCATTATAATGGAATTATTTTATTAACTGCTTATTTACAGCGTCAATATGTTTATGAGACGGTACAAGTACGTTTAAACGGTGCAAGTGATGAGAACTTTAAAAAGGCGAAGGACATGCTAGACCGTACATATTCCATGCTTAAACTGTTTGAGGAAACAAAAAGCTTAATGGATGGACAAAAGGACAAATTAAAAGCATTTTCTAATGAAGTAACAATGATGATGCAAAATTATATTAAAGAAGAGCCTTCTTTTAATGAGCGATTAGCTGTTGTTGGCTCAACTTTGTATGCTGAACAAATGATGAACAACGGCATTATTCAGCTAGGTCATCTATTTAAGCAAAATGTTGGGAAAGATTTTGCTGCACGTACGAAATTTTACGCAGATCGTACAAAGGCAATTGATATTATTGTACATTTATTGGCAGAAGGAAAAGAAGTTGAGCCTAAAATGCTTGATCAAATCGATAAGTGGTATGATGGCATTGCAAAGCAAAAGATAAACATATTGCAAGATATGAAGAAAATTAATGAAATGTTAGATTATCAGCAAAAATAAAAAAAGGTTGTACTAACAATCAAATGCTAGTACAACCTATTCCATTTCAATTAACGTTCAAAAAATACTTTATCGATATTGTATTTTGATTTAAACATATTAATTGCATAAGTTTCGTAAATTTCACGTTCCATCGGGTCTTCGATTTCATACACTTCAATTTTGTGAATTTCATCACGGTGGTTTTTCATTGGAGAAACATTATCTTCGAAGTGTTTTTTAATTCGTTGACGAATTTTTCTAGCTTTACCAACGAATAATAGTTCATTTTTCTCGTTGTAGAAGAAGAAAATTCCTCCATTTTCACGTGTGATTTTGTGGAAGTCAATAAAACCAAAGTAAGGAGTAATTTCTACTTCTCCTGGTTTAATTACTTGTTCACGTTGACGAATTACTACGTCTGGTTTTGGCATTTCTATGTTGATCAAATTGTTCACGTCCCTAACTGTTTATAAAAGCTAATTCTACACGAATTTTAACAAAATTACCATTACAATTATTAAAACAAAGCAACATTTGCTCAACTATGAGAAAGTAGATTATATAGTTAAGTCTTAATTAACATATTATACGACACTATAGTGAGAAATTATACTAATTACACTTCGAACAAATCAATCAGTACCTAAATCAAATCTCCTCTTAATCCATCAAAAAAACCCTTTTCATCCAATTCTGTCAAATGAAACATACAAAATTTCATTAGTTTCTACATGCATTATCATTAATATGAAAATGTACTTCCTTTTTTATTGAATTTTGATTATTGTAACTTTAATGTAGATAGATAGAGAGAAGGAATGAACATGCAAAAGTATAAAGGTGAGATTTTAATGCTCATTACCGCAGTGATGTGGGGAAGTGGCTTCGTAGGAATGGCTATAGGTCTTGAGCATTGGACGGTTTTTCAATTGATGGCTGGTAGATTTTTATTAGCTTCAGCAATATTAACGATTATTTTTTATAAGAAACTAAAGCTAATTACAAAGTCTGTACTTTGGAAAGGCGCAGTACTTGGTGCAATTTTATTTACAGCGTTTGCATTACAAACAATGGGACTAGAATATACAACCCCTTCAAAAAATGCCTTCTTAACAGCAATCAATGTGATTATCGTTCCAATTATTGCTTATGTTATATATAAGCGTCGAATCGATCGATTTGAGTTTGTAGCAGCAGGTGTTGCGATTGTCGGAATTGGGTTTTTATCATTACAAGATTCTTTAACGATTAATATTGGGGATATGTTATCCATAATTTGTGCTGTCGCCTTTGCGTTTGATATTTTTTATACGAATGTTTTCGTTAAAACCGAGGATGCGTTAGCTTTAACGATTGTCCAATTTTATACATCTGCGATTTTAAGTGTCATTGCCGTATTAATTTTAGGGGAGATACCTACAACCGCATCAACACAAGGTATTGGCATTATCATTTATTTAGCAGTATTTTGTACAGCTGTTGCATATGTATGTCAAAATATTGGGATGCAGTATGCAAACCCAACAAAGTCTGCGATTATTTTATCAACAGAATCATTATTCGGTACTTTATTTTCCGTTATACTTCTAAACGAGTTATTAACTGGACGTATGATTGTTGGCTGTATATTAATCTTCTTCGCCATTCTTTTTGCAGAAGTAAAGCCAACGTTTAAACGGAAAAAATCATATATATAGTGCCAAATAGACAAATTACGATTACCGCCTCAATTATGAGGGAGATTGTATAACAAAGCACGTAAATTAAAATAAGGTTTGGACTAAAATCATCTCTCTTCAGAAATTTCTTAGTTGAGAGATGATTTTTTTGCTATGAATAAAAAATAAAAAGAGAGAGAAAACCAAACGTCGTAGGTTTACATAGGGGCGCTAAAAGGAAATAGTACAAGTAGTATTCATAAGGGGAGGACTGTTAAATGTTAAATTACACGCGAAAAGGCTCAGGTCAAGTATTAGTATTAATCCATGGTTTTTTAGGTGGGATTTCTATTTTCGATAAAATCATGGAACCACTACAAAAGCATTTTGATGTCATTGCTGTAGATTTACCAGGTCACGGCAGTAGCGACATTGAAGATGGTGATTACACGATGTACCGCTATGCGGAAGAAGTTGTTGATGTATTATTAAAAGAAGGTGTAGAAAAGGCCTATTGGGTCGGTCATTCGATGGGAGGCTATATTACACTTGCTGCGATTGAAAAGCAATATAGCCAAATTGAGAAGGCTGTTTTACTTTATTCATCTGATGCACCTGATACAGCAGAAGCCATTATAAAAAGAACGAGACAGCAAGAAGAAATTCAGGATACAAGTGTCGGTTCTTTTGTCGATGGTGTCATTCATAACTTTCTAGCACCTGACGCAAAAACGGAAGATATTCTGTTTGCAAAGGATGTTGCCTATGAAGCAAAGAAGGAAGGATTAATAGCTGCACTTGGAGCAATGAAGTCACGCCCTAATCAACGTGACCTAGTAGATCAAACTTCTACGCCCATTTTAGTAATTGAAGGTGAACAAGATAAAGCAGTCACACCAATTGAAACATCCAATAGTAATGTTATAAAAGTCTCAACAAATACTGGACATTTAGGTATGATTGAGGATCCAAAAAAGGTTATTAAAGAAATACTGGACTTCCTAAATCCGAATAAGTAATCCAGAACGAAGGGATAAATAAAGAAAGGCTCGCTACGCTTTTGGGTGCACTTCAATCCTCCATTAGCATAGCGAGCCTTTAAATTTGAAATCATTTAGTTACTTTTTTAGTACTCAATTGCTTTCGAATTAAGAACTTGATCCAATCGAATTTTTCGTTATTATTTAAATTTGATAAAAGACCTAGAATAATGGCTGTTCGTGGTTCTACTAACTTTAATTCCTCAATTAATAATAAAAGCGACTCTTTTTCAATGGTGCCATTTGTTTCATCAAGCATGCTCTGTAATTCATCTACATACTCTTGTAAAGGTTTTTGTTCGTACTTAGTGAATATAAATGCTGATTCTTCGAGAAAAATGAGCTGACTCTTTGTTGCGATAAGATCCGTCTTTTCAACTAAAGATTGTGATAATTTCACAATATCAAAAGGGTGTCTAACCTCAAAAATCCACGATAAATAACCTTGTATCATTCCATTAATAATCATTACTAAATCAAATTGCTTTCCTTTTATTTGATCACCATACACATCAAAAAGGATTTTAATAAGATTTTCATTCGACAGAGCAACAAAAAAATGAAGCTTTTCAATTAAATCATCACTTATAGCTGCCATCTTTTCCTTCATTAAAATTTCCGCAAAACTTGTATATTCCGACAAAATTGTAAAGGTTTGAACGTAGTAAGTCAGCAACTTGTCCTCCTTGTTAGGAGTTGCATTGACTGCTTGGTCAACTTTCATAATTATATTGTTCATAAAATGTTCAATAACTGATGTAACTAATTCTTCTTTTGATTTAAAAGATAAATAAAATGCACCTTTTGAAATACCACAATGGTCTGTAATTTGCTGTACAGAAGTCGCCTCGATTCCTCTTTCCGAAAACAATTGGACAGCAGAATCAATGATCAATTGTTTTTTTGTCATAATAATTAGGTGCTCCTTTCGTTTGACACGTGACCGAGTAGTCATTATTATAGAATGGTGATTAAATATAGTCAAGAAAGGTAAGGTGAAAGCGTGAACGGTTTAGTGAATTTCGTGTTGAAAAATAAGTTAGCGGTATGGTTATTAACGATAATCATTACGTTTTCTGGTATTTATTCGGCATCACGTATGAAAATGGAATCTATTCCTGACATCTCTATTCCTTTCCTTATCGTGATGGGTGTGTATCCTGGAGCTACACCGGAACAAGTAATGAATGACGTTTCCGTACCATACGAAAAGGCATTGGAAAGCCTAGAAGATGTTAAGGCCGTATATTCAACTTCGTCATCAAATGTTTCACAAGTTCAAGTGGAATATGAATATGGCGTAGATATGGATGAGAAAAAGAGAGATCTAGAAGCAGCATTAGATAATGTGGTAGTTCCTGAAGGTGTTCAAGAACCGTCAGTAATGGCGATAAGCATGAACATGATGCCTGTTATCGCACTATCGATTAGTAGTACAGAGGAGGATATCGTTGAATTAACGTCAACTGTTGAAGATCTAATCCTTCCAAAATTAAATAAAATTGATGGTGTTGCATCTGCAACAATTACAGGGCAACATATCGAGGAAGTATCATTTACATATGATACAGCTAAAATGGAATCACTTGGATTGACTGAAGATTCAGTGAAGCAAATGATTCAAGCTAGTGACCTAGCCGTTTCACTAGGATTATATGAGTTCGAAGATGGAGAGCAAGCCGTAGCTATAGATGGCAAGTTCAAAACGATGGATGACTTGAAGGAAATGTTAATTCCTGTTACTCCATCCGCAGAAAATCCAACACCATTCGTGAAATTAAGTGATATTGCTAAAATTGAAAAAGTGGGTAAAGTTCAATCTGTTTCACGTACCAATGGTGAAGACTCGATTTCAATTCAAGTCGTAAAAGGGCAAGATGCAAACACAGTTACAGTCGTAAACGCTGTAAAGGATTTAATTAAAGAAGAAGAGAAGGCAATCGATGGTCTTGCAATCGATATTTCTCTTGACCAAGGTAAACCAATTGAAGATTCAGTGTTTACTATGATTGAAAAAGCGGTATTCGGTGGATTAATTGCGATTTTAATTATCCTTTTATTCCTACGTGACTTTAAATCAACAATTATTTCGATCATATCAATTCCGGTTTCAATCTTCATGGCATTGCTATTATTAAACTGGATGGATATTACGTTAAATATTATGACACTAGGTGCCATTACGGTTGCCATTGGTCGTGTTATTGACGACTCGATCGTAGTAGTCGAAAACATTTACCGTCGTATGCATTTAAAAGAAGAAAAATTACAAGGTCGTGCATTAATTCGTGAAGCAACGATTGAAATGTTCAAGCCAATTTTATCTTCTACATTAGTAACAATCGCGGTATTCGCACCGTTAATCTTTGTTGGTGGTATGGTTGGCGAGTTATTCTTACCATTCGCCTTAACAATGTCATTTGCATTAATTGCATCATTAATCGTTGCGATTACAATCGTACCTGCACTTTCTCACTTCTTATTCCGTAAGAAAATTTACGGTGAAAAGTCAGCAAGTCAGCATAAAGAAGTTGGTAAATTAGCGATTCTGTATCGCAACTTCTTAGAAAAATGTTTAAATCATAAGTGGATTACGTCAATTATAGCCGTTCTTATGCTTGTTGGTTCATTAGCGTTAACGCCATTAATTGGCTTCAGCTTCATGGGTTCTCAAGAAGAAAAAGTAATGTATTTAACATATACACCTGAAACAGGCGAGTTAATTGATGACACATTAGCAAACATCGAAGTTGTTGAAAAAGAATTAATGAAACGTGACGATATTGATATTATTCAATTATCAGTGACGACTGAAGCTTCGTCAGATCCGTCAGCAATGATGATGGGTGGCGGTGCTGGTGGCGGTTTAATGTACTTAATCTTTGATCCAGAAATGGATAACTTCTCAGAAGCAAAAGAAGAAGTACTAGATTATGTGTTTAATATCGGTCAATCAGGCGAGTGGAAATCACAAGACTTCTCAATGGGTATGTCTTCAAATGAAGTAAGCTACACATTATACGGTGAAGACTTAGATGATTTACGTGAAGCCGTAGCACAAGTAGAATCAGCATTAAAGGATGTGAAAGGTTTAGAAGATGTTGAATCAAACGCATCTAACCCATATGTAGAGCACCGCTTAATTGTTGAACAACAAAATGTATTACAATACGGTTTAACTACTGCACAAATTTTAATGGCTTTACAATCAGATACTACGAAAGAAGTATTAACAAAAGTTGAAAGCGATGGCAATGACATTGAAGTTGTAGTTCAACGCGATGCAAGAACAAGCGCAGCAACAATTGATGAGTTACTTGAAACGCCAATTCAAACTGCTACGGGTCAAGCAATGAAAATTGCTGATTTAGTAGAGGTTGAGGAAGGTACGACATTAAATTCATTATCTCGTCAAAAAGGTGAGTACTTTGCAACAGTAACTGCTGCAATTACTGACAAAGATATTTCTAAAGCTACTACAACAGCGGACGAAAAAATTGCTGATATCGATTTACCAAAAGGTGTATCAACTGGTGTTGGCGGTGTTGCCGCAGATATGGCTGAAACATTCACACAACTTGGTGTAGCTATGTTAGCTGCAATTGCCATTGTATACTTCATCTTAGTTGTAACATTCGGTGAAGGTTTAGCACCATTTGCCATCCTATTCTCATTACCATTCGCAGTAATCGGTTCATGGGTTGGATTATGGGCAACGGGTCAAACAATTTCTGTATCCGTTATGATGGGCTTACTCATGTTAATAGGTATTGTCGTTACGAATGCGATTGTACTCGTCGACCGGATTATCCATATGGAACACGATGGTATGAACATGCGTGAGGCGATATTAGAAGCTGGGGCTACACGATTACGCCCAATCTTAATGACAGCCATCGCAACAATTGGTGCAATGATGCCAATGGCTTTCGGTGGTGCTGGTGGCGGTCTGATCTCTCAAGACCTAGCAATCACAGTAATCGGTGGGTTATTATCTTCTACATTATTAACATTAATTGTCGTTCCGATTGTCTATGAAGTATTATCGAAAATGCTGAAGAAAAATCGTAAAGATGTAAAAGACAACTAATTATTAAGTAAACGGCCTGTAGGATTCATTTCCTGCAGGCTTTTTGTTTATGGTAAAATTTGTATAGTTATTCCATTTGTTTTGTTACAATAAATTTAAAATAGACCTTAGGAGGATAGGGGCGATGATGTAGGATGAGAGCTGTGTTTATAGATAGGGATGGAACCATTGGGGGTACTGGTGGAGGAATTCATCCATTTGATTTTTCGTTGTATAACTTTGCACCCGCAGCTATTAAATCACTTAACGAAATTGGAGTAAAAGTATTTCTTTTTACAAACCAAACTAGAGTAGGTAGAGGCTATTTTACTGAAGCTGATTTATTAAAGGGCTTTAAAATGATGCAGAAAGAATTAGCAAAGCATTCCGCTTTTCTAGACGAGATTTACTACTGTCCACATAGTCCTGATGATAGATGTGAATGCCAAAAGCCGAATATCGGATTATTGTTAAAAGCTAGAGAAATGCATAATTTAAAACTTGAAGAATGTTATGTTGTTGGTGATACGGGTAGCTCGGATATGCTAGCTGCATACAAAGCAGGAGCAAAAAAGGTATTAGTAAAAACAGGTTGGGGAAAAGGTTCACTAACTAGATTTCGCCATGAATGGCAAGACGTTCAACCAGACTATATTGCAGAGAATCTTGTAACTGCAGTTGATTGGATAATAAATGATTTACATAAATATAAAATTCGAGTATAGTTTTTTACTATTTTTAACTATTGAATTTCATATGCAAATGATGCGTTAATCCAATAAAAGGATTAATGCTCTTTTTTGTTTTTCATTAAAAAAATATGAACACCTTGCCTATCAATGTATGATGGCTTATCCAAAAACATTTATTTTGTGGTGGAACCACTACTGAATAGGATCTCGATGTCTAGTTAAAAATAGAAAGCAGGTTCAAAAAAAGCTTGTTTATTTGAACGATTTAGATCCATGTATATAGATTCTCATGATTTCGGGTATAAGGAGTTTGTTACTGTTAAAACAGTAAAAGAAATGAATAAGGTGGTAAAAAATGAAAGTTTTTGATTGCACCGTAATAGGTGGAGGTCCATCTGGGCTAAGTGCTAGTTTAACTTTAGGGAGAGCTAGGAGAAAAATTGCATTATTTGACGATGGAACAAATCGAAATAGAGTGACACAGGAATCACATGGATTTCTCACTCGCGATGGGATAAATCCCCAACAATTTAAAGAATTAGGGTTAAAAGAATTAAAGAATTATCCTTCGGTATCCTATTTTAATACAACAATTACTGAAATAATCAAGGTTAAAGATCAGGATAGGTTTATTGTCAAAACGCCAAATGGTCAGGAATATATTACAGAAAAGATACTATTAGCCACAGGTATTCAAGAGATTTTTTCGATACCAACTATAAGAAATTATTACGGTAAAAGCCTATTTAGTTGCCCATATTGTGATGGCTGGGAACAAAGAGATAAACCGTTAGTTGTCATAGCAGAAAAAGAAGAGCATGTACTGCATTTGACAAAATTAGTTTATAACTGGTCGCAGGATATTGTCGTTTTAACAAATGGCATTCAATTATCGAAAGAAGGCATTGCAGAGTTACAAAAACGGAATATCCAAATAAAATCAGAGGCAATAAAGGCGTTGATCGGGTATGATGGGCTCCTTCAAAAAATTGAATTTGTGACAGGAGAAATACTTCATAGATCATGTGGGTTTGTTGCACCATCTTTTTATCGCCCCAATCACTTTGCAGAAAAACTAGGATGTGAAGTTAAAGAAAACGGAAAGGTGATTACAGATGGTGTCGGTAGAACGACACAGAAAAATATTTACATTGCGGGGGAAACAGAAAAGTCTAGACCAACTTCATTACTAATTTCTGCTGCGAAAGGAAATAAAGCTGCCGTTGCGGTTAATACGGATCTTACTATGGAACGCTTTTGATCGCGGAATAGTAATTTGTCACTCTTAACGATCGTTGTACCTTAGTCAAAAATGTCTGTATGAATCATAAAAATAAATAGCTGTTGAGAAACGCTTAGAGGAAAATTACTAAGCGTTTTTCTTTTAAACTCTACGAAGCGTTTGTTGTAAATAGTGCTTTTTCATTTTACTCTTAAACAAGAGTAGGAGGCGAGAAAATGGATAGTGAAAAAATAGGCCAGCTGATTTCTCAATTAAGAAAAGAAAAAGGATTAACTCAAAAGCAATTAGCCGATCAAATGTGTTTATCAGATCGGACTATTTCAAAATGGGAGCGTGGAATTGGGTGCCCTGATATTACATTATTAGCTCAGCTTTCAAACCACCTTGGAGTCAATATTGAAAACATTTTGGATGGCGAAATTGTAGAGAATGCATTTGTAGGAGGCAATATGAAAAAATCAACGTATTATGTATGTCCGAGCTGCTTAAATATCGGGCTATCAACAGGGAGTTTTATTATGTCATGTTGTGGTCGTAAGCTAGAACCACTTGAAGCAAAAAAGGCGATGGAAGAAGAACAGCTAAACGTCGAGGAAATTGATAAACAATGGTACATTTCAAGTCAACATCCAATGACAAAGGACCATTACATTTCGTTTGTTGCCTTTGCAACTGGCGATCAAATCCAGCTCGTAAAGCAATTTCCAGAATGGGCATTGCAAGTACACATTCCAAAGAAAAAGCATGGTCAATTACTATGGTTTGATACACAAAAAGGCTTGTATACTCAATATATTTAATAAAAGACATTACACCTCGATTATTTTAGCGCTATACTATACTAGAGGTGAAGATGATGTTTATTTCAGAAACAACAGTTGAAATTCGTTATGCAGAAACAGACCAAATGGGTGTTGTGTATCATGCTAACTATTTAGTATGGTGTGATATTGGACGCACAAAAATCGTTCAGGATTTAGGATTTAACTATGCTAAGCTTGAGGAAGATGGATATTTATCGCCAGTAATGGATTTCTCAATACAATACAAAGCCGCTATGCGTTACGGGCAAACAGCAACCGTACGTACGTGGATTGAGGAGCATACGAAGCTCCGCACTACATATGGCTATGAAATTTTACATGAGGACGGTACAGTTGCAGTAACAGCAACATCACAGCATATTTTAGTGAAAAAGGAAAATTTCCGTCCAGTAGCATTGAAAAAAATCAATCCTGAGTGGGATGCAAAATATATAGAGGTTGCAAAAATTCAATAGTGAAATTTCTAAGAATGCTAGGTAAACGAATAAACAACAACGTTTACCTAGCATTTTTTCTTTAATGCATCACCTTTTATTGATATAATAAAATTTATGACTAAAAAGAATTGGAGGTGTGTTCATGGCAATCAAAACAGCTGCACTAGCGCAAACGCGTTGTCACATATTACTTACAAATACCGCGCGTGAAGCATTAAAAGAGCATGTTTCAGATGAACACGCCTTTTTTAAATTACAGCAATATTTCTTTGTGGCCATTGAAAAGGTTTCATTAGAAGAGGAGCAAATGCATGTAACGCTTTATTTCGATAATGACAAGAATACGAAGCTGAAAGCAAAATTCGATGAGCGCGTTGTCATTATGGACTGTGTATTTGATAAAAAAAATGGACTAGTAGCAAAAAGCTTCCGAACACGTGGCAAAGGAACACCTGTAAAAACAAACCGACGTGCGATGATGCGTATACATTTTGTCCCTTCACGCATAAGTGGACATACGTATCAGGAACAGTTTATACAAATGATAGAAGATTTACCGATTGCCCAAGAACGCTTTGATTACGTAAACAAACGTATTTCAAGCTGGGAGGGTTACTTAAAAGTACTCAATAAAAATGCTGATATTGATGATATTCACGCACGCTATACAACGGTTACATACGATAGCGATTTTACTCATATGACGATGCGACTTTCGAATGTTGAAAATAAGCAATGGAAGCAACTTGAAGGATTAAGTGCAAGATTACATGGCTATGTACAAGAAATTGGTGATGTTGTAAAAGTGCGCCGAAATGAAAGCACAGTTGACATTGCATTAAAGCCATTTTATAGCCGATTAGCACGCAAAAATGAGCTACAATTCCAGTCCGAAGATGTAGAATTTTCAAATGCAGCAACGAAATCCCAATTAAAGCGATTGCTAAAGGGCTTTGAACGTTTAAAGGAAGGATTAGCTGCAAACACAAATTTAGAAACAATTTTATTTGAAGATAAACCAGTAATTGCAGAACGGAAAAATCACCTGTCAATCGATTTTCACAATCGACTTAATCCCTATCAGCAGCAGGCCGTACAAGGCGCAATGAATGCTGAGGATTTATACGTTATTCAAGGGCCCCCTGGGACAGGGAAAACAACGGTAATTTCAGAAATTTGCTACCAAAATGCAAAAGCAGGTCTTAAAACACTTGTGGCTTCGCAATCCAATTTAGCAGTAGATAATGCACTAAGCCGTTTATTATCAAATAAAGATATTCGAATATTACGCTATGGTCGTACAGAAAGCATTGAAGAAGAAGGCAAAAAATTCATCGAAGAAAATGTCGCTTCATATTGGCAAAAGCAAACGTATGATGCCATTGGCCATGAAATTTCCTTACACGCGCAAAAAGAAGCATTGTTAAACGAGGAAATTGCCTCTGCACAAAAGGAGATTGAAGCTTTAAACGAACAAAAAAAACAGCTTGAACAGCAAATTGAACAAAAGGAAGCAGCAAAGGCCGAGCTTCATGTATTAGTAGACAAGATTCAGACACTCAAAAAGGAACTGACAGCATGTAAAAAAGAGCTTGAGGAAAATGAGCGTACCCTTAATAAGTTAACAAACACTTACGATACAGTAAAAGGCGCTATTGAAACCTTTGAACAGCAATTAGCAACAATTGATACTACACAGACGCTATTAACTGAAAAAAAACAACTTCAAGAACAATTACTAACGTTACAGCAACTTATTCAGGAAAGTAAGAACCGGGCGGAAATGAAGCAAGTGGAAAGTCGCTTACAAGCAGCTTCACTTAAAATGAGCCGACTACAGGAATCATCCGAATATACGCATTTGACTGAAAAAATTGTCTCATTAAAAAAGGTTTATGAAATTGAACAATTTATGGCACAGTATGATATTCGCCGTAATTATGCGATGGATCGTTTACTTACAGCACTAGATCGTATTCAACCACAGATGGAGCAATATAAGCCAATTAAAGACGTGCGTGAACGATTAGAAAAAGCGCTAAAATACAGTGAAACAGCGCTTGGTATTCATGTAAAACCTGAGCAATTACCGATGAATCATAACTATTCTCTTGATGAGGTTCAAAACTTTTTAACGAAATTAAGTATGGCCTTCCGAGATCGTAAAGTGAATGTACAAAACGGTACGCGTTCAATCCAAGGCATACATCTACGTATGCAGTACATTGAGCAATTAAATGAAAAATATATGGATTCGATTCGTGAAACGGTCCTTATTTTTGAAAAATTAAAAGAAGAAATATTGACTCAGTTTAAAGAACAAAATAGTGAAAAAGCTCAGCAACTGGATCAGTTAAAGCAAGAAATTAATACGATAGAACAGCAGCAAAAAGCAATAAAGGCTGTTGTAAATGACGACTTACAAATTGAGCATACGATCGAAGAGCTACAACAACAAATTGCAACAAATGAATTACAACAAATCCAGGTCGAAACACAATTACAAAATCGTGAAAAATTAGAACAACAACTCAAGCAAAAATCAGAGGAATTTGCAGTATTAGCCGAGCAAATGACATTAGGACAAGCAACTATCGTTGAAAAATCGACCCTTTTCAAAGAAATTAATGCACAGGGCGTACAGCTTGAAAAACGTCGTGCTGAACTCGAACAACTAACAAAGCTAAATCCAGAAGCTGCCATTATTGAAGTAACAAAACACATTGAGGCTTGGAATGAGCAAATTACTGCGCTTCAAGTAAAAATTGAGCTTCTTCCCGTCACACAGGAACTTCAAAACGAGTGGCACGGTTTATTAGCTGAAGCGAATGAACATGACTTAGATGAAATCCGTAAGCTATATGTAAAGCATGCAAATGTGATTGGGACAACTTGTGTTGCATCTGCGAATAAAGAGTTTATGGACAACTATCCAACCTTTGATGTCGTTATTATAGACGAAGTGTCGAAGGCGACACCACCTGAGTTACTTTTACCGATGCTTAAAGGTGCCAAAATTATTTTAGTAGGAGATCATCACCAGCTGCCACCACTTGTCGGAGATGCAACCTTTGAAGAAACGCTTGAGCAAGTAGTGAAAGAAAGCACAACATTTGAACAGAAGCGAGAATTAGAAA belongs to Solibacillus sp. FSL R7-0682 and includes:
- a CDS encoding TetR/AcrR family transcriptional regulator, with amino-acid sequence MTKKQLIIDSAVQLFSERGIEATSVQQITDHCGISKGAFYLSFKSKEELVTSVIEHFMNNIIMKVDQAVNATPNKEDKLLTYYVQTFTILSEYTSFAEILMKEKMAAISDDLIEKLHFFVALSNENLIKILFDVYGDQIKGKQFDLVMIINGMIQGYLSWIFEVRHPFDIVKLSQSLVEKTDLIATKSQLIFLEESAFIFTKYEQKPLQEYVDELQSMLDETNGTIEKESLLLLIEELKLVEPRTAIILGLLSNLNNNEKFDWIKFLIRKQLSTKKVTK
- a CDS encoding DMT family transporter, yielding MQKYKGEILMLITAVMWGSGFVGMAIGLEHWTVFQLMAGRFLLASAILTIIFYKKLKLITKSVLWKGAVLGAILFTAFALQTMGLEYTTPSKNAFLTAINVIIVPIIAYVIYKRRIDRFEFVAAGVAIVGIGFLSLQDSLTINIGDMLSIICAVAFAFDIFYTNVFVKTEDALALTIVQFYTSAILSVIAVLILGEIPTTASTQGIGIIIYLAVFCTAVAYVCQNIGMQYANPTKSAIILSTESLFGTLFSVILLNELLTGRMIVGCILIFFAILFAEVKPTFKRKKSYI
- a CDS encoding alpha/beta fold hydrolase, coding for MLNYTRKGSGQVLVLIHGFLGGISIFDKIMEPLQKHFDVIAVDLPGHGSSDIEDGDYTMYRYAEEVVDVLLKEGVEKAYWVGHSMGGYITLAAIEKQYSQIEKAVLLYSSDAPDTAEAIIKRTRQQEEIQDTSVGSFVDGVIHNFLAPDAKTEDILFAKDVAYEAKKEGLIAALGAMKSRPNQRDLVDQTSTPILVIEGEQDKAVTPIETSNSNVIKVSTNTGHLGMIEDPKKVIKEILDFLNPNK
- a CDS encoding nucleotide excision repair endonuclease, giving the protein MPKPDVVIRQREQVIKPGEVEITPYFGFIDFHKITRENGGIFFFYNEKNELLFVGKARKIRQRIKKHFEDNVSPMKNHRDEIHKIEVYEIEDPMEREIYETYAINMFKSKYNIDKVFFER
- a CDS encoding transcriptional regulator, whose translation is MTNHYEASIHYNGIILLTAYLQRQYVYETVQVRLNGASDENFKKAKDMLDRTYSMLKLFEETKSLMDGQKDKLKAFSNEVTMMMQNYIKEEPSFNERLAVVGSTLYAEQMMNNGIIQLGHLFKQNVGKDFAARTKFYADRTKAIDIIVHLLAEGKEVEPKMLDQIDKWYDGIAKQKINILQDMKKINEMLDYQQK